A single genomic interval of Flavobacteriales bacterium harbors:
- a CDS encoding vanadium-dependent haloperoxidase yields MRTLLPALVILFAACAGTPRAETTAPPDRGPLGRDNMAYRLGGVVLEGTANDTEHNKPRPPVNSRMVALPMIAQFDAWSRYDSVAEPVHLKADRRPAAERTVTNKEKAISYAVCRTLCVVYPADSALFLGRLKEFGYDPDDRSLDPATPQGIGNLAARSVIEARKDDGSNMFGTDARADTIYGDYTHYTPVNPPDKMNDINRWQPKYFSLEGKRWAPGCLSPHWGHVRPFALDSAGQFRPPAPPVMGDSLLEAQVREVVALQAALTNEQKALVEFMRDGPRSVQQAGHWLIFARDVSIRDQHDLDQDVKMYFVVATTAMDCFIACWDAKMFYDNSRPYQQVHALLGDEDIVGWGGPHKGMVKMKGRDWRPYSPDYFLCPPFPAYPSGHSTVSGGCSKALELFTGSDRYGVQVRLLPGWLTEPGITQDSITLDFPTFSSTAEQAGFSRVLGGYHIQFDNVEGLELGRRVAEVAYAKCKAHIEGRAKPEV; encoded by the coding sequence ATGCGCACGCTTCTTCCCGCGTTAGTGATCCTGTTCGCCGCCTGTGCTGGCACGCCAAGGGCCGAGACCACCGCCCCGCCCGACCGCGGCCCGCTGGGGCGCGACAACATGGCCTATCGCTTGGGTGGCGTGGTGCTGGAGGGCACGGCCAACGATACGGAGCACAACAAGCCGCGCCCGCCGGTGAACAGCCGCATGGTGGCCCTGCCGATGATCGCGCAGTTCGACGCCTGGAGCCGGTACGACAGCGTGGCCGAGCCCGTGCACCTGAAGGCCGACCGCCGACCGGCCGCGGAGCGCACGGTGACCAACAAGGAGAAGGCCATCAGCTACGCGGTGTGCCGCACCCTCTGCGTGGTGTATCCGGCGGACAGCGCCCTCTTCCTGGGGCGTTTGAAGGAGTTCGGCTACGACCCCGACGACCGCAGCCTGGACCCCGCCACGCCACAGGGCATCGGCAACCTGGCCGCCCGCAGCGTGATCGAGGCCCGCAAGGACGACGGCAGCAACATGTTCGGCACCGATGCCCGTGCCGACACCATCTACGGCGACTACACGCACTACACCCCGGTGAACCCGCCGGACAAGATGAACGACATCAACCGCTGGCAGCCCAAGTATTTCTCCCTGGAAGGCAAGCGCTGGGCACCGGGTTGCCTGTCGCCCCACTGGGGTCATGTCCGTCCCTTCGCGCTGGACAGCGCCGGCCAGTTCCGGCCGCCCGCCCCGCCGGTGATGGGCGACAGCCTGCTGGAGGCCCAGGTGCGCGAGGTGGTGGCCCTGCAGGCCGCGCTCACCAACGAGCAGAAGGCGCTCGTGGAGTTCATGCGCGACGGCCCCCGCAGTGTGCAGCAGGCGGGCCACTGGCTCATCTTCGCCCGCGATGTCAGCATCCGCGACCAGCACGACCTGGACCAGGACGTGAAGATGTACTTCGTGGTGGCCACCACGGCGATGGATTGCTTCATCGCCTGCTGGGACGCCAAGATGTTCTACGACAACAGCCGGCCGTATCAACAGGTGCACGCCTTGTTGGGCGACGAGGACATCGTGGGCTGGGGCGGTCCGCACAAGGGCATGGTGAAGATGAAGGGCCGCGACTGGCGCCCCTATTCCCCGGATTACTTCCTGTGCCCGCCCTTCCCGGCCTATCCCAGCGGCCACAGCACGGTGAGCGGTGGTTGCAGCAAGGCGCTGGAGCTGTTCACCGGCAGCGACCGCTACGGGGTGCAGGTGCGCCTGCTACCCGGCTGGCTCACCGAACCGGGCATCACCCAGGACAGCATCACCCTGGACTTCCCCACCTTCAGCAGCACCGCCGAGCAGGCCGGTTTCAGTCGCGTGCTGGGCGGCTACCACATCCAATTCGACAACGTGGAGGGCTTGGAGCTGGGCCGCCGCGTGGCCGAGGTGGCCTACGCGAAGTGCAAGGCCCACATCGAGGGCCGCGCCAAGCCTGAGGTCTGA
- the xseB gene encoding exodeoxyribonuclease VII small subunit — MADKRLTYDTAYAELERIMQDLQEDRIGVDELTAKVKRAVELVAFCNTLLRATEEEVERIVKKLGDG, encoded by the coding sequence ATGGCTGACAAGCGGCTCACCTACGACACGGCGTACGCCGAATTGGAGCGCATCATGCAGGACCTGCAGGAGGACCGCATCGGGGTGGACGAGCTCACCGCCAAGGTGAAGCGCGCCGTGGAGCTGGTGGCCTTCTGCAACACGCTGCTGCGGGCCACCGAGGAGGAGGTGGAGCGCATCGTGAAGAAGCTCGGCGACGGCTGA
- the xseA gene encoding exodeoxyribonuclease VII large subunit yields MLPSATTEPRTVYALGQLARAVQRQIEAAAGGRSFWVRAEVAGLKVNRHAYLELAEHRAGVRVAVMRAVIWQDALARIREGLGAEADAILKEGVEILFEARATYHLVFGLSLVIEAVDPAFNLGALERRKQETLATLRKEGLLDLNRTVPVPRVMQRIALVTSVGSAAHADFTRHLTGNEHGFRFHVQVFASAVQGDNAAYELGRAVARIDPARFDAVVLVRGGGSKLDLEAYNDLVLARAVARLPVPVLTGIGHDVDTTVLDHLAGRAFKTPTDVADHLVDHAHAFERVLLERMTSLRHHVQSSFAEHRTLLFARQGQLAHAAGARVMRERRRVDSATQDLRIAPLRRLRQVERPRLEEAQATVVRSAQQGLHLLATHLRGMEDAIGLLRPEKLLERGFSITRLHGAAVNDASALRPGDEVVTTFAHGHTRSTITSVEHDG; encoded by the coding sequence ATGCTCCCCTCCGCCACCACCGAGCCCCGCACCGTGTACGCGCTGGGGCAGCTGGCCCGTGCCGTGCAGCGGCAGATCGAGGCGGCGGCCGGAGGGCGCAGCTTCTGGGTGCGGGCCGAGGTGGCCGGCCTGAAGGTGAACCGGCACGCCTACCTGGAACTGGCCGAACACCGCGCCGGTGTCCGCGTGGCCGTGATGCGGGCCGTGATCTGGCAGGACGCGCTGGCACGCATCCGCGAAGGGCTGGGGGCCGAGGCCGACGCGATCCTGAAGGAAGGGGTGGAGATCCTCTTCGAGGCCCGCGCCACCTACCACCTGGTCTTCGGCCTCAGCCTGGTGATCGAGGCGGTGGACCCGGCCTTCAACCTGGGCGCGCTGGAGCGCCGCAAGCAGGAAACGCTGGCCACCCTCCGGAAGGAGGGCCTGCTGGACCTGAACCGCACCGTGCCGGTGCCGCGCGTGATGCAGCGCATCGCCCTGGTGACCTCGGTGGGCTCTGCGGCCCATGCCGACTTCACCCGCCACCTGACCGGGAACGAGCATGGCTTCCGTTTCCACGTGCAGGTGTTCGCCTCGGCCGTGCAGGGCGACAACGCGGCCTACGAGCTGGGCCGTGCCGTGGCGCGCATCGACCCCGCGCGCTTCGATGCGGTGGTGCTGGTGCGCGGCGGCGGCAGCAAGCTGGACCTGGAGGCCTACAACGACCTGGTCCTGGCGCGGGCCGTGGCGCGCCTGCCCGTGCCGGTGCTCACCGGCATCGGGCACGACGTGGACACCACCGTGCTGGACCACCTGGCCGGGCGCGCCTTCAAGACCCCCACCGATGTGGCCGACCATCTGGTGGACCACGCGCATGCGTTCGAGCGGGTCCTGCTGGAGCGGATGACCAGCCTGCGGCATCATGTGCAGAGCTCCTTCGCGGAACATCGAACGCTGCTGTTCGCCCGACAGGGCCAGCTGGCCCATGCGGCCGGCGCACGGGTCATGCGCGAGCGGCGCCGGGTGGACAGTGCCACCCAGGACCTGCGCATCGCCCCCCTGCGCCGCCTGCGGCAGGTGGAACGCCCGCGCCTGGAGGAGGCCCAGGCCACCGTCGTCCGCTCGGCCCAGCAGGGTCTGCACCTGCTGGCCACGCACCTGCGCGGCATGGAGGACGCCATCGGCCTGCTGCGTCCGGAGAAGCTCCTGGAACGCGGCTTCAGCATCACCCGCCTGCACGGCGCCGCGGTGAACGATGCCAGCGCCCTGCGGCCCGGCGACGAGGTGGTGACGACCTTTGCGCACGGACACACCCGGAGCACCATCACCTCCGTGGAACACGATGGCTGA